In the genome of Zygosaccharomyces rouxii strain CBS732 chromosome G complete sequence, the window TCATGGGTCTTGGCGTCGTATTTGACCTTTTGTTATCCATTCTCTGTGGTCCTGGTGGTAAGGCTTGTCTGTTTCTAGAATCATAGGGTCTGTTCCAACCGCTTGGTGTACCTTCATGGGAGTCTGTCTTAGTATCTCTATCATTACTGGGTCCAGAAGGAGGTTCATTGTTGTACCTGCTTGGTTTCTTTGCTGGTTCTGTTGGAGTTGCCTCCGAATACATGTCTCCACGGGCTCTGGGGGTGTCATTGGAAACATATTTCACCGCAGCTTTGATCTCATCTAGTTTTCTTGCGAAATCTGCATTGTTAGGATTGTAAACTAGAGAGCGGAAGAAGCGTTCAAAGACTTCAAAGACACCAGTCCTCAAATCACGAATTGGCATGGATTCCTTGgacaatcttttcaaagtctGGTTCTCCGTTGGATCACTTATGCAGTCAGCGGCTCTGTTCAAGTTATTCCTACCAAGATGAAAGCAAACCTCATCCATAAATCTAATCACTTTACCAAAAGGCCAAGTTGAACTTTGAGGACGGGCAGCTTGCTTGCCACCCGAGGGTCCAGAGGGAATACCCTTGAACTTATCCCTAGcatcttccttcttctcgGCTTCCTTTTCAGCCTTCTTAGCTTCTTCCAACTCCTTAGCCTTTTCAGCTTCTGCTCTTTGCTTTTTATTGAACTCTAATTGCTTCctcaattcaatttccttcttttcgTTGGCTAACAAGCTTTCGTAATGGTTTATCTCCTCTAATTCTGAGACATACTTCCCTTTCTCCCGcttctcatcttcagtCATCTCACAGAATTCTTCTGGCTTACAAGAATTCTTCAAACGAGCTTTCAAATGGCCAAAAAGCGCATTACTGGGCAGTTTGATGTCCTCTCTTTCTTCACTCTCTAATATTCTCTCTAATGCCTTACATGCGACTAAGATTTGTGTATCAATGATTGGGAAAACATGCGATACGTGTTTCATAAACTCGATACCGTTTCTGATGGACATGTAGTTTCTGTTAAATAAcaattcaacaatttgCTCCGTGAGCAAAGAATTGCACTCATATAACTCTCGTTGATAAAGGAATTCCTGGTCTTCCGATACTCTCATTTCTTCCAGACTTCCCAAAAGttgtgaaaagaaaataccCATATTACCAGCTTCGGACCGGGTGCAGCAGAACAGCAGAGCGCTAAGGATCCTGGAAGACATGAACACTCctaaaatcttcatcaaatctttgAGATCAAAAGACTTTAAGAGGAAATGGGAACTGAACAATGCAtctggtggtgaaaataGAACTCTAGGAACGATACAATATTGAAAGAATGACATAATCCTTTCGTTTGAAAGATCTTTTGCCCAGGATTGAGACTGTTCACTGATCAAACGTTTGGTATTATTAAATGTCTTTTGATGGGAGATGCAACTTACAAGGATATCCTTTATTTGTTTAGAATattcattctttttcttggtAGAAGAGGACTTGGaaagttcttcttctaatcCTGCCTTCTTCTTATCGTACAGTGCTTTATCGAATTGGACGTCATATAATGAAAGCTTCCAGAATGTTAGGAACAATTCTTTGGTAATGTAGCTATAGTCAACACCTTCGAAAACAGCGTTCTGTAACATGACATCTGAAGATGGGTCTGCTTCTCTGAATTTTTGATCGATATAATTTCTCCAGATGTGGAACACCCAGGATGTTGATAGATGAAAGTCGTTTGTCAAAACCTCTAGTGGTAATACATtatcaccaaattcttccaaggTAAAGCAGTATTTTACCAGTTCTATGAAAGACCACAATAGAGTATTCATTTCATCGCATCTGGTGGATAAAATCTTATAATGCAAAGTCTGAGTATTCGCCTCCCTGTTAAGATTGTATAGGAGGAGAATAAGTTCTGAAATTGTCTTTTGCTTGGCTAACTGATTCACCAATTTTAGAGCCAGCTCACGGTTATCATCCCTGGTATCAAATATTAATTTTCTTGCCTCATACTTCAATGGCTCTCCTGAATTCAACATTATGAGTCTTGTCGTATTCACTTCGTTTAGATCTCTAATCCCACCTACGGTGGTTATTAGCTCTCTTAGAATAGATACCGCGACCATATTACCTTCATGCAGGGTCTTGACAATAAAAACGAGAATATTGGTAATATCCATCTTGGGACAATCCTTGGCCAATCCTGAAATGTAAACTGAAAGCCTTTGAACCCATGTATTTTGATTTACTCCGTCAGTTTGAATTGCAGGTCTATTATGTGTCAAACGTAATAATATGATAAACTGTAAAACGTCGCACGCAAAGCtgttgaaatatttggtcGTGATCACCACCAATTCAGACACTTTATCATAATTCTCAATTTGCTTTATCACTGGAACTAAAGTGGCCAAAGGATTGGTAGATACTAGATTAGCCAGTTTTCTTGATTCTGTTTCGATAGTGTCCATACTTAGTGACTTTAAAATACTCTTTGCACTTCTTTCAGCCTTGTTGAAACCCACTTTGGGCAGAAGTAAATCTTGAGAGGTTCTAGTGATCAACTCGTTGTATAAGAaatatcttcttttgaaggggaaaaatttcatcaattgataTATTTCACTAGTAATTACTGGATTGACCTCGAGAACGGGTATGGCTGGAAAGATAAATTTGCGGACGTAATCAATCCATTTGTTTATagtttcttcctttttatCTGCTGCCGCCGTCTCAATATCTGCAACACCGATTCGACAAAGTTTAGAGATAAGTTGAGGAACTTTACCCAAAGATGGTCCTAATatagtgaaaaattcattagatttTGTAAAGAGCTCCTCTACTGTATGAAGCTCTCCAAGGTCTTTGCACCACTCTGCATAATAGAAGACAAACCTCGTCCTCATTTCGAGAAGTGGAAAAGGATTATgtgattttctttcagaAACCAATCTAGTTTTTTTAGAGAGTAACCCATTGTCCAACGTGGTAATTAATGACGCGCTTTGTAGATTTTGGGAGCCGCTAAAGACCAAAGATTGATATAGAGGATCCAACATATTTTCAAACAATCGTCCTATTAGTCTTGGAAGCATATCATTGATGTAAACACATTGTGGATGAGTCTTGAAAATGTAAAATGCAGGCATTAGGACGCCATGTACCagtaatcttttcaaaaattccaGCTTGGAACCATTTAACACACTGTTCTTtatgttttctttttctaacGCCTCTTGTTTTTGTTCAAGTGcctttttctcttcagCCTTCGCAGATGAATCTTTCCCGTCTGTATTAACATCTTCCAtcttttcatcaccatcattGTCGTCTGCAGCGGTTAGGGCATCGGCCATTGCTAGTGGATTTGTGACTCCCTTCATCGATTCAGCTTCCAGCTCATTGTCAAAATTTTCGAAAAATGCTGACAAAGTTTCATCATTAGGTTTTATATTATCCCATATCGGTAGGAAGCTAACGAAACCCTCTCTTATTAAAATACACACCATATCGAGATACGCAGTATCTTTCCCGACATCTTCTTGGTTGAGGTGGAGACTTATTAAGTGGGAGGCAATCGCATTCCCACCTTGGTTCAAAGATTGATAGTCAAAGTTGTTGGCTGGAGAGGTCTTGGGCCAATAGTctgaaatctttaaaaatCGTATCATAAATTCGTACCCTTCTGTGATAAATTCACTTGAGACATCCAAAATGACATCTAAACAACGCATTGGATCCAATGAATATTTACCAGCTAATTGTTGGAATTCTTGAATGAAATAAGGAACCTTATTCATTCTATCAGGATCGTAGTATGCCGCCCAGAGTAAGGTAACAAGTTGTATGTATCCCGTAGAACATTCCATtaataaattgaatttctttagtTCGTACTTGGATTTTTTCAGAAGATGCTTCAGAAGTACGGTTTGTCCCTGATTCATTAATTTCGTTGATAGTCTGCTGAATTTGAACATCTCCTTATGAAGAGACTTGGTTATTCTTGCCAATGCGAGTACGacattatcatcttcatcagaataTTCTTGGGAAACCGATACGAACACTTTACCGACCATTGATAATAATTCACTATCTTTAATATCTTGAGTTCCACTACTAACTATATCTTCTAATAATCTGGATATTTGAGGCATGGTGGGTGAGCCCTTTGTATTTTGATCATAAATCAGTTCAAAAATCTCACGGAAAACATCTTTAAGCCACGATTGTCTCTGATCAGTACCTTCTAACTCTTTGAATTGAGCACATAGCTCTTGGCTTTTTGTATTCCAATTATCTGCAAATTCTTGATTGAAAATCTTGTGTCCTTGGGGGAAAGTTATGTGGGTGGCCGCCAACTTATCGATGGAGGCACTCACACTCTCAGACATGTTCAAAGTGTTCAAAGTGTTGTTTAATCGATGCAAGGAAGCCTTTCTTTTCGAAGACCTTATAGTTTATACTGTTAACTAAGTGTTTTTGtctctttttcaaatatgaatattgaaaaatttcgataACTACACATTGGAAAGATACGTAAAGAAATAACTAATATTGAGTCAATGGTATGTTATCAACccttcaaaatattttttaaCATGATTGGCAAGTTTTCAATTATAGAATACTGACtgttttgtaaattttgtTCTAGAGTGAAGTTCAAGGGCAGCAGCGATACCAAGTTCTAAAGCACAAATACGTTGGTTTGGGCCGAGAGCATACTACCCAGGAAGAATGGTTATCTAACGTGCATAGAGATACTTATCATAGTTTACAGGCCCATTCAGGTCTACTAGAGTACCTTGCGCTGGCGCAAGGTAGTTCCAGTAAACGTCAAACAAAGATCCAActgataaagaagatgGACCAAAATAAATCTAGGCCCAATGAGAGTTGATTTCGTATATATAGTATTTAGGTGTGAGAGTTCGTGCATATAATACAGGGgtttttttgtttttaatAGGACATGGTTTGCGTATCAGATACCGTGGTAACTCTAATGGTTCTACCGTCGACTAGCGCGCCATCAAAGAGCTTTCTTACACGCTCTAGCTCTTCTGTAGTACGTTTCACAAGCCATACATTAGCAGTAGCAGAACCTGATGGCAAATCTCTAACTCTTACTTTGCCAATGCGTGTATGTGAGAGCTTCTGAAGCACCGTCTTTAACGAATCTTGGTTAACACCAAGTGCGAGGTTGTAGAAAACTAACAACTTGTCAGATGCATCACTATTGGTATGGATCACTAATGGGTTGCCCTTAGATGGTTTACCCTTTGGTCTAGAAGGGGCAGGTCCAGTTTTATGAGGTTTTCCTTTTGGTGATTTGCGTTTTTTCTTAGCTTCtaatttggaagaagccTCTCTGAGAAGTACACCAACATCATTAGCACTAACTAGTCTACCGTTTACAGTTTTGAAACCTTCTTTAGGGAGCGGCCTCTCTGGTTTTGATTCGCCAACCGGTGTAATCCTATCAACCAGTTTCTTACCGCTGTTATGACGTCTGTGAGATTTGTTATTGGGGGCCATGACACAGTCTAGGTACAATTAGAAGTAGCAGATTCGATTGCAAACCTTTTCAGACTGCTAGGAGTTCAACTTGATGCACTGTTTTCGCGTCTAAACTCTGCTCTGGTTCAAACTTATCCGTTCTTTACAGGGTCACCTGTCTACTATTTTTTTCAGCATTTTAATAGGGGACCTAAGAGACACGTTAAAGGTTGATTATGAACTACTCACTACAAAGTTGTAAACTTTTATAAAACGGAATTGGAAGGAGTCTAGCGTCCAAGATGTCAGATTCTGGGAAGTTTAACGTGCAGAGTTATACCTTAGTGAAGCTTTTGAAGAGGTTAGAAGCTGCTACCACTAGGCTAGAAGATGTTACCATCTACCAAGAAGGTTACATCGAATCAAGAATTGCTGAAAATGCTGCAGCTGGTGGAATTTCCTCGAATGAAATGAGTGCTATGTCTTCAGCAGGACCATCTGCTGCTATTCCAGCTAATCAGGCTAATAAGAGTCCCGAAGCTATCGAATCTGA includes:
- the THO2 gene encoding Tho2p (similar to uniprot|P53552 Saccharomyces cerevisiae YNL139C RLR1 Required for LacZ RNA expression from certain plasmids suppressor of the Transcriptional (T) defect of Hpr1 (H) by Overexpression (O) plays a role in transcription elongation by RNA polymerase II Involved in transcription) — encoded protein: MSESVSASIDKLAATHITFPQGHKIFNQEFADNWNTKSQELCAQFKELEGTDQRQSWLKDVFREIFELIYDQNTKGSPTMPQISRLLEDIVSSGTQDIKDSELLSMVGKVFVSVSQEYSDEDDNVVLALARITKSLHKEMFKFSRLSTKLMNQGQTVLLKHLLKKSKYELKKFNLLMECSTGYIQLVTLLWAAYYDPDRMNKVPYFIQEFQQLAGKYSLDPMRCLDVILDVSSEFITEGYEFMIRFLKISDYWPKTSPANNFDYQSLNQGGNAIASHLISLHLNQEDVGKDTAYLDMVCILIREGFVSFLPIWDNIKPNDETLSAFFENFDNELEAESMKGVTNPLAMADALTAADDNDGDEKMEDVNTDGKDSSAKAEEKKALEQKQEALEKENIKNSVLNGSKLEFLKRLLVHGVLMPAFYIFKTHPQCVYINDMLPRLIGRLFENMLDPLYQSLVFSGSQNLQSASLITTLDNGLLSKKTRLVSERKSHNPFPLLEMRTRFVFYYAEWCKDLGELHTVEELFTKSNEFFTILGPSLGKVPQLISKLCRIGVADIETAAADKKEETINKWIDYVRKFIFPAIPVLEVNPVITSEIYQLMKFFPFKRRYFLYNELITRTSQDLLLPKVGFNKAERSAKSILKSLSMDTIETESRKLANLVSTNPLATLVPVIKQIENYDKVSELVVITTKYFNSFACDVLQFIILLRLTHNRPAIQTDGVNQNTWVQRLSVYISGLAKDCPKMDITNILVFIVKTLHEGNMVAVSILRELITTVGGIRDLNEVNTTRLIMLNSGEPLKYEARKLIFDTRDDNRELALKLVNQLAKQKTISELILLLYNLNREANTQTLHYKILSTRCDEMNTLLWSFIELVKYCFTLEEFGDNVLPLEVLTNDFHLSTSWVFHIWRNYIDQKFREADPSSDVMLQNAVFEGVDYSYITKELFLTFWKLSLYDVQFDKALYDKKKAGLEEELSKSSSTKKKNEYSKQIKDILVSCISHQKTFNNTKRLISEQSQSWAKDLSNERIMSFFQYCIVPRVLFSPPDALFSSHFLLKSFDLKDLMKILGVFMSSRILSALLFCCTRSEAGNMGIFFSQLLGSLEEMRVSEDQEFLYQRELYECNSLLTEQIVELLFNRNYMSIRNGIEFMKHVSHVFPIIDTQILVACKALERILESEEREDIKLPSNALFGHLKARLKNSCKPEEFCEMTEDEKREKGKYVSELEEINHYESLLANEKKEIELRKQLEFNKKQRAEAEKAKELEEAKKAEKEAEKKEDARDKFKGIPSGPSGGKQAARPQSSTWPFGKVIRFMDEVCFHLGRNNLNRAADCISDPTENQTLKRLSKESMPIRDLRTGVFEVFERFFRSLVYNPNNADFARKLDEIKAAVKYVSNDTPRARGDMYSEATPTEPAKKPSRYNNEPPSGPSNDRDTKTDSHEGTPSGWNRPYDSRNRQALPPGPQRMDNKRSNTTPRPMNFPDRPSQPRSETPRNGNKVYSARDQGSSGNNNNNRMRPKHEAPPASDERLTKRYRADDGRNKMRSPQNDSRSKYNNNNNGKRGNTQGLPQGPKGSGEYVSRYQR
- the YSF3 gene encoding U2 snRNP complex subunit YSF3 (similar to uniprot|P0C074 Saccharomyces cerevisiae YNL138W-A RCP10 Component of the U2 snRNP associated with the SF3b complex conserved in Ashbya gossypii); translation: MSEVQGQQRYQVLKHKYVGLGREHTTQEEWLSNVHRDTYHSLQAHSGLLEYLALAQGSSSKRQTKIQLIKKMDQNKSRPNES
- a CDS encoding uncharacterized protein (similar to gnl|GLV|CAGL0H09086g Candida glabrata CAGL0H09086g and some similarites with YHR127W uniprot|P38833 Saccharomyces cerevisiae YHR127W (H)igh copy (S)uppressor of (N)34 dominant negative allele of SEC4. Suppression is very specific to this allele. It has no affect on the analogous YPT1 allele. No homology or known function.), with product MAPNNKSHRRHNSGKKLVDRITPVGESKPERPLPKEGFKTVNGRLVSANDVGVLLREASSKLEAKKKRKSPKGKPHKTGPAPSRPKGKPSKGNPLVIHTNSDASDKLLVFYNLALGVNQDSLKTVLQKLSHTRIGKVRVRDLPSGSATANVWLVKRTTEELERVRKLFDGALVDGRTIRVTTVSDTQTMSY